A section of the Paenibacillus odorifer genome encodes:
- the recR gene encoding recombination mediator RecR: MYYPEPLAKLIDAFTRLPGIGPKTAARLAFHVLNMKEDEVIDFAKALVSVKRNLHYCSVCCNITDTDPCKICQDKTRDPSVICVIQDSKDLVAIERTKEFNGYYHVLQGAISPMEGIGPDDIRLKELLTRLSDERVSELIMATNPNIEGEATAMYISRLVRPFEIKITRIAHGLPVGGDLEYADEVTLSKALEGRRELF; this comes from the coding sequence TGTATTATCCCGAACCGCTAGCTAAGCTGATCGATGCTTTTACGCGTTTGCCCGGGATTGGACCGAAGACAGCCGCCCGGTTAGCTTTTCATGTGCTTAACATGAAAGAGGATGAAGTCATTGATTTTGCAAAAGCGCTAGTAAGCGTCAAACGCAATCTTCACTATTGCTCGGTCTGCTGTAATATTACGGATACGGACCCTTGTAAGATATGTCAGGACAAAACTAGAGATCCTTCAGTGATATGTGTGATACAAGACTCTAAGGATTTGGTGGCTATAGAACGAACCAAGGAGTTTAATGGATATTACCATGTTCTTCAGGGCGCAATTTCACCTATGGAAGGTATCGGCCCTGATGATATTCGCTTGAAAGAATTATTGACCCGTCTGAGTGATGAGAGAGTAAGCGAGCTTATTATGGCGACCAACCCCAACATCGAGGGAGAAGCAACGGCGATGTACATTTCTCGTCTTGTTCGGCCGTTTGAGATTAAAATCACCAGGATAGCTCATGGCTTGCCTGTAGGTGGCGATCTTGAATACGCTGATGAAGTTACCTTGTCCAAAGCGTTGGAAGGTCGTCGCGAGCTATTCTAG
- a CDS encoding pro-sigmaK processing inhibitor BofA family protein, translating into MIAMGVLILSVILLGLVVFRKKLGFGWLSLFGVHLVLAALGIYVVNFSGLLTQVYIPLNPATIGAVTVLGLPGVVMLLGLRIILF; encoded by the coding sequence ATGATAGCTATGGGCGTATTGATATTATCTGTTATCTTATTAGGTTTAGTTGTATTTAGAAAAAAGCTGGGTTTTGGGTGGCTAAGTTTATTTGGGGTTCATTTGGTATTGGCTGCACTCGGGATATATGTAGTGAACTTCTCAGGTTTGCTCACGCAGGTGTATATCCCTTTGAACCCTGCAACTATAGGCGCAGTAACGGTTCTTGGGCTTCCTGGCGTGGTTATGTTGCTCGGATTAAGAATAATTTTATTTTAA
- a CDS encoding DUF2508 family protein, translated as MGWWRELWRGVDKEQGKKESEGWETLLEVRKAHSEWERAYLMFDEALGQDQIDYAIYILEAAERKYQIHLKHAKSLGLNSSQI; from the coding sequence ATGGGATGGTGGAGAGAGCTGTGGCGGGGAGTGGATAAGGAACAAGGCAAAAAGGAAAGTGAGGGATGGGAAACCCTCTTAGAGGTCCGTAAGGCGCATTCAGAGTGGGAGAGGGCGTATCTGATGTTCGACGAGGCATTGGGACAGGATCAGATAGATTACGCGATATATATTCTGGAGGCTGCAGAACGTAAATATCAGATACATCTCAAACATGCAAAAAGCTTGGGGTTGAACAGTAGTCAAATATAA